The genome window GTCTGGCGGGGGTGAATCGAGGTCTCGTCGACAGACAGGGCAGGTCTTGTGCGAGCGGAGCCAGAGGTCGATGCAGTCCTGGTGGAAGACGTGGCAGCAGAGCGTCAAGAGGCGGAGCACGTTGTCATCCTCGAACTCAAGTAGACAGATGGCGCACTCAAGGCCGTACTTCTGATCCTTGCGGAGGTCCTTAACGGAGGAGTAAGGGAAGGTGGGGAAGACTTGGAGAAGGTCAGGGTCGAGGCCCCGAGGAGGGGACCTGTGGGGCGTGAGGCGAATGAGGGAACCCGAAGGGGTGcgctggaaggcccaagtgtgGATCACGCTCGAGAAGCAGTACTTGCACATGTACACGATGCTGAACGCCACGAAGCACAATACAAGCACAGTCAGCGTAAAGGCAATAAGCGCCGGCGGTGTGTTATACGGCGCTGCGGCCGGCGATGACGACATTTCGTACTCCGGCGAAGGCATCGTTGCTAGTTAGTTGGTGGTTTCGCGCCGGAGAGTGGCTTATTCCGGACCTGTCGTTCTTGGTTGTTCGCATGGATGAGAGGCGTTTGAGACCATATACAAGGCAGGCAAATGAAGCTTGGTAAAGCCTGAgttcctttcctttcttcttttcttttctctctcttttttgttaCGTATTTTTGTGCCTTttctgttgattttttttttttgggattgTAGAGGACAAAATGTAAAGAGAGATTCAAGGACCTACGTCAATGGTACTCTACGAGTGGTATATGGTGGGTCAATAAACGAGGACGGTGATGCTGAGGATGGGAAGGGTTGGTTTTGAGCCAGTCCTTATGAGAAGGACGAGAGGACTAGTGTCCGAACATTATTTACTGTGTATATAAAGGCTTGAATAATTAGACTTTGGAGTGCAAGCATAGGGcaatacaattttattattattattatatatgattttaatatgtgaagtataaaaaatgattattaatttcgacgaaaataaatattttttataatataaattaaattatatattaaatatataataaataatttaaattataatataaaattatttttaactattgataatTGTTTGCTAAATTTCTTATTtggaataaattataatttgttcttaaagtttaatttaaccctttaattattttaatttgattttataatttttaaaagtatttcaaTTAAGTGTTTTTGTCTAAATTGAAGTTAACCTTGTTAAAATGTAGACACATGtgtttttacaatttttgaagtagatttttttattattatttcttcatACTGAAATGAACAAAATCATAAAGAAGAAGCCATGGCCGTTCACCGACAAAGATGACCCCGGAAACCCAAACCCACCCCCGAACATACATTCACACATACTACATACCCTTTTTCATCCCATTTGGATCTGGATTCAGATCCGCAATGacacccaacaacaacagaactAAGGGATCCCAACCATTTCCCTCTTCTCGTTCCTCCTCTTCTTTACATCGTCCCTTCACACTATTCACGGCCTAATTCGGTGGGCACCTTCATGACTTTCCTAAACCTCTTGTGCCAAGGACCACAATTATCTCGCTGTCACGTGCCTCACAGGAGATGTCGTTCAACAGCGTTGTCCGCATGAACTTGTTCTCACCGGAGAGGTGGTTGCTACGGCTGGGGATGATTAAAGAGAGGCTCATTTTGTGGCAAACCTTGACACTTGATGTTGCAGGCGAGGCTGCAGAAGGAGATGACGAATGACAGAGAGTGAGGCTCGATCTTGACGACATCATATATGTCAAGCATGTGGGTTCATTTGGGACTGGCTTCATTTGTgtataaaaaatcactttctgGCGGTTTACAAACAATCCGCCAGAAAGTGTAAAAGTGACGTGTTTCTGCTCTTCTAAAGTTGTTAATTCTACTTTAGACGTAATTcaaccaatttttaaaattataaatcaaattGAAGCGTTTAAAAATTAGCaccaaattaaactttaaaaataaattagaagaaaaaaacagtaatttagattattttttataaaactatggaaattcaatttaaaaatataaatcaaaatagataaatgataaaaaaagattaaatataaatataaaaataaaaaatgataatttaaaataaataagagaaaaattatttaattaattacaataatatgtTAGTGCATGTAAATCACAATACTAGGCATATAAAAGAGAGAATGAGTGGAGCCTTACTCTGCTAAGGTTTTGGAGggattataaaaataaagaaaaagacctTTCGAAACGTAGCAAGAATATGGAAAACCATAAAGGTGGGGTGGTGATAATTGTTTCTTTGAGTAATTATCCGTTTTTTTAATAGAACTTTttgctaataatttttttaaaaataaattgtataaaagcattttagaaaataaaatgatagttTGTAATAATTTGTTGATAAATCTTGATGTTGCAAGGGAAAAATATGAGCTTAAAAGAATGGTGAGCTATAGAATTAATCTCGCCACTGGGAGATGAACTTTCGCCATAGCGAAAGAGAGATAGTGATCAATttggaaaaatgtaaagattcaTCATATCAACATTGCACATTGTTACCAATGAATCTTAAGGTTATAAAGACCTTAAGTTAAGCAGAAACTTGTCATAGCCTGCATGAGTTAAAAgcatgaagattcaagtgaagaagTCATTTATAATTGTTGATGTTTCCTTGTAGCAAGATATGTCCTTGCTATATATAGAGAAAATCCTACAtggcataaaaaaataatataattttagctCTCTTTAAAAGAGCTTGTAACATCTTACAAGGAaccttttgttcatttttcatattcaatactgaaaaataccaaattttctctctctctctctctctctctcttcatttgTGATTCATTTTGAATCAAAGAGATTGAAGACTCAATATTAGTCTTAAGatcttttggttttaataatTTTGCAATGTCAAACAAGTTTCTAAGGATGTGGCATTTTGTATTGGATGTTTTTTAGACTAGGCATCTTGGGTATTTTAGACTTAGTTTATCTATACATGATTAGTggtaataaaaaatgagaagaaaaatgtatttatcTCAAAGTTTCTTAAAAGCAATGGGTTTAACATTGTGTAATAGATTACCAAgtttagtaatcaattacaaagtgTTACAACAAGCAACAAAATTTACTTCTCTTGAAATATTGACATGTTTAATCGAactaatcgattatcaaattgtgtaatcgattacccaagCCAGTTTTAGAAGAAGGGAGTCTCTATGATGAATCTCTTGGAGAAGCATGGGAAAGATTTTGTGATTTGCTGAGGCAAACTCCCACACATGGTTTCGATGAGGCCTTACAAACTGACATGTTTTTGGGAGGATTAAGGGCTCAAAGTAAACTTATGTTAAATTCATGCCTCAGTTAGTGGAAAAATTTCTTTGAAGGCTCCAAGAAAGGTTATAGAGTTCGTTGAGAACATGACTTCTAATGCtaatgaatttcaaaatgatagaGCCATCATTCCAACAAGAGGAGTGCATAAAGTTACCACTCAGGATGGTTTCTTAGCTCAACATAAGCATCTCACTAGACAAGTTGAAAAGCTAACAAAGCAAGTTACTGATCTACCTTAACAACTTAAGATGCAACCAGTGGCCTCCGCTCCTAAATGTTGGATCTGGATGGTCCAATATGATATATTTGGACGATccaaaatgcaattttttttatgataacaaaGATATAAATTGTTGATGAACTAATCGTTTACCTTAAGTGAAATAggacatgatgtaagctccattggagcttgtaggcctaggatcttcttcatcaatggattcctttgcttcttggaagatgaatggtagtggaatggagaaggaagagagagagaggagatgtcacttcaaggagaaggtgattctagaagaagctcacaatatgatgcaatcctaccccgcaagggcattggatagaagactccaagtagattgggccagagatccaagggaagaccctagggttctcatgagccttagggtagattttgagtccATGGggtaagtatgagcccgcttatctttgtaaatattagaataggttttttccttcgtttaggccttgaattttggtcattctagtagtatagggttttagccttataTTTCAAggaattttgagtagtctttgtagtagggaattttttctgtattttcatgtattttgtcatgggggtgagcttagctattatagtgGGTGTGTAgttaagttctagcttctcatctcaaggaggtgagcttagctattagagatgtgtgtgtagctaagctctagcttctttaggaatcttttcaaggaagcttctcaaggaggtgagcttagttattagaggggtgtgtgtagctaagctctagcttctcaaggaagttttctcaaagaagcttctcaaggaagttttctcaagaaagcttctcaagtaagctacctagtctataaatagaaacatgtgtaacacttgttgtaactttgatgaatgagagtcttgtgagacataactcaaagttcaacttctctccctttttcttccttcaatttcgtgctcccccctctctctttctctccctctttcttttcctccattgaagcatcctctccaagcttcttatccaaggctcatcttggtggtgaagctccttcttccatggcttattccctaatgGATgatgcctcctctcacctcttctcctttgtcttccccTGCaactccatggtggaaaaccaccattaaagtatctcattgaagctcaaagatccagcctccatagaagccccacaagcaagcttccatcaagtggtatcagagcacaagagcttcaagtaggtgctccttaaacctccattaattttttgctttaccttctcttccattgttttttcttcattttttctccatgtatctcctcaaatgtcttgtgctaaatgttgttaacatgattctttagagtttccaccgattaaacttgctatagaagctagatttgattttctatggttcaaatttcttgttcttgttcttgaaccatgaattgtgttgagtttaggttcctttgagttttgtcttgttattttttgtggctgaaacctaaaccataaaattcttacaaaaatattaaagtagaagaaaacctcaaaaatctagagtgacttgttcacctattgtagttttgtcatagaagtcatgtctagtcatgaaacttgtcacataagattt of Glycine soja cultivar W05 chromosome 1, ASM419377v2, whole genome shotgun sequence contains these proteins:
- the LOC114404942 gene encoding RING-H2 finger protein ATL29-like, yielding MPSPEYEMSSSPAAAPYNTPPALIAFTLTVLVLCFVAFSIVYMCKYCFSSVIHTWAFQRTPSGSLIRLTPHRSPPRGLDPDLLQVFPTFPYSSVKDLRKDQKYGLECAICLLEFEDDNVLRLLTLCCHVFHQDCIDLWLRSHKTCPVCRRDLDSPPPDETQKANEGVVVMSTSGEIRIDVTEGQDCGGGDDNDGNPRQEHEREHEHEHGYGNHEVMIHQQGEQMFARSHSTGHSIVLIRGEGDEGKDDDKYTLRLPEHVLRVRHNNKHNCTRSCASYKDIAKLVAPPAAAAPCSNCGFVQPVPPSSTSSPDHTRK